Part of the bacterium HR11 genome, CATCGGACAGACAGGGGGACTATCATAAATCGACGCAATTTTCACCCGCCCTGAGAGGCCTCCATATGGGCCGGGCGCCGCCGGCGGTCCGGTCGGACGGGGACGTCCGGCGTTCTCAGGTCATTCCCTGCCCTGTCGATGGAACGGCCCCTACGGGGTCTACGACGACTTCACGACGAGGGGAGGACGATGGCGACCAAGACGACGGAGACGGTCTTGACGCCCGATGTACAGGCTTATACGGCGGAGGCGATCCAGGTCCTACGGGGCCTGGAGCCCGTCCGCCAGCGCCCCGCCATGTACATCGGGAGCACCGACATTCGGGGCCTTCACCATCTGGCTTACGAGGTCATCGACAACAGCGTCGACGAGGCCCAGGCCGGCTTCTGTACCGAGATTCAGGTCACGATCCACGTCGACGGGAGCCTCTCGGTCGTCGACAACGGGCGGGGGATTCCGGTCGACATCCATCCCGACGTCGGTCGTCCGGCCGCCGAGGTCGTCCTGACGACCCTGCACGCCGGCGGCAAGTTCGGCGGCTCCGTCTACAAGGTCTCGGGCGGACTCCACGGGGTCGGCGTGTCGGTCGTCAATGCCCTGTCGGAGTGGCTCGAGTTGGAGATCTGGCGGGACGGCAAGGTGTACCTGCAACGCTACCGTCGGGGTGAGCCCGTCGAGGACCTCCAGGTCGTCGGCGAGACCCAGCGTCGGGGCACGAAGGTCCGCTTCAAGCCGGACCCCCAGATTTTCACGGAGACGACCGAGTTCAGCGCCGAGATCCTGGCCCAGCGGCTTCGGGAGCTGGCCTTTCTGAACCGGGGCCTTCGCCTGGAGCTCATCGACGAGCGGACGGGTCGTCAGCAGGTGTTTCAGTACGACGGCGGCATCGTTCAGTTTCTGGCGGAATTTAACCGCGCGAAGCGGGTCCTCCATCCGGAGCCCATCGAAGTCCGTGGGGAAAGGGACGGCGTCCTCGTCCATTTGGCCTTTCAGTACACGGACAGCTATCAGGAGCAGATCTTTTCCTATGCCAACTCGATCCCCACGAAGGACGGCGGGACGCACGTCACGGGCTTCCGGTCGGCCATCACGCGGGCCATCCAGCAGTACGCCCAACGGGAGAATCTCCTGCCCAAGAAGCTGTCGGGCCTGACGGGCGACGACGTCCGGGAGGGCCTGGTCGCCGTCGTATCGGTGTGGATCCCGAACGTCCTGCGGCCCCAGTTCGAGGGCCAGACGAAGGGCCGCCTCGGGAACCCCGAGGTCAAGGGGATCGTCGAGTCGATCGCTTACGACGCCATCGTCCGCTACCTCGAAGAGCATCCCGACACGGCCCGGGCCATCGTCGAGAAGGCCGTCGAGGCGGCCCGGGCCCGAGAGGCCGCCCAGAAGGCCAAGGAGCTCGTCCGTCGCAAGAGCGCCCTCGACGGGAGTAGCCTCCCCGGCAAGCTGGCCGACTGTCAGGAGCGGGACCCCCGGCTGTGCGAGCTGTTCATCGTCGAGGGCGAGTCGGCCGGCGGTTCGGCCAAGCAGGGTCGGGACCGCCGCTTTCAGGCCGTCTTACCCCTGAAGGGGAAGATCCTCAACGTCGAGAAGGCCCGGCTCGAGAAGGTCCTGTCCAACGACGAAATCACGGCCATCATCGAGGCCATCGGGGCCGGGGCCGACCCCGAGGACTACGACCTGAGCAAGCTCCGGTACCATAAGGTCATCATCATGGCCGACGCCGACATCGACGGGAGCCACATCCGGACGCTCCTGCTGACCTTCTTCTTCCGCCAGATGCCGTGGCTCATCGAGAACGGCCACCTCTACATCGCCCAGCCCCCGTTGTACCGGGTCAAGAAGGGCAAGCGGGAGTTTTACGTGAAGGACGACGCCGAACTCCGCCGCCTGCTCCTCCAGACGGCCTTGGAAAATGTCAGGGTCCGTATCGACGGTCGGCCCTATGCGCCCGACCGGCTCCACGGCGTCCTGATGGACCTGGCCCAGGCCCGTCCGTTCCTGGAACGGCTCGAGCGGAAAGGCTATCCGGCCGACCTCATCCACCGCTTGATCACCTTTGGCCTGACGGACCGTTCGGCCCTGGCCGATGCCCGTCGAGTACAGGACCTGGTCAGTATCCTGGAAGGCGACGGCTACCAAGTGACGGCCCGGGAGCTCGACGCGGAGCACGGCGTCCACCGCCTCATCCTGCGGTCCCTCGAGCGGGGCGTCCACGGTCGGGCCATCGGGTGGGAACTCATCGACGCCCCCGAGTACGGGGCCGTCGTCGAGATTTACAGCCGCCAGCCCGACCTGGCCCGGGCGACGGCCTTCACCCTGGAAGAGAGCGACGGCCGTCGCCACGAGTTTCGCTCCTGGTTGGAGCTCTATGAGTACTTAGACCAGGTCGGCCGGAAGGGGATCACGATCACCCGCTTCAAGGGCCTCGGGGAGATGAATCCCGAACAGCTCTGGGAGACGACGATGAACCCCGAGACCCGGACCCTCTTACAAGTTACCATCGAGGACGCCATGGAGGCCGACCAGACGTTTTCGGTCCTCATGGGCGAACAGGTCGAACCCCGGCGGGACTTCATCCTGACCCACGCCCTGGAGTTCCGCAATTTGGATATTTAGCATGAGAGCCCCCAGACCACCGACCATTAG contains:
- the gyrB gene encoding Type 2 topoisomerase subunit B is translated as MATKTTETVLTPDVQAYTAEAIQVLRGLEPVRQRPAMYIGSTDIRGLHHLAYEVIDNSVDEAQAGFCTEIQVTIHVDGSLSVVDNGRGIPVDIHPDVGRPAAEVVLTTLHAGGKFGGSVYKVSGGLHGVGVSVVNALSEWLELEIWRDGKVYLQRYRRGEPVEDLQVVGETQRRGTKVRFKPDPQIFTETTEFSAEILAQRLRELAFLNRGLRLELIDERTGRQQVFQYDGGIVQFLAEFNRAKRVLHPEPIEVRGERDGVLVHLAFQYTDSYQEQIFSYANSIPTKDGGTHVTGFRSAITRAIQQYAQRENLLPKKLSGLTGDDVREGLVAVVSVWIPNVLRPQFEGQTKGRLGNPEVKGIVESIAYDAIVRYLEEHPDTARAIVEKAVEAARAREAAQKAKELVRRKSALDGSSLPGKLADCQERDPRLCELFIVEGESAGGSAKQGRDRRFQAVLPLKGKILNVEKARLEKVLSNDEITAIIEAIGAGADPEDYDLSKLRYHKVIIMADADIDGSHIRTLLLTFFFRQMPWLIENGHLYIAQPPLYRVKKGKREFYVKDDAELRRLLLQTALENVRVRIDGRPYAPDRLHGVLMDLAQARPFLERLERKGYPADLIHRLITFGLTDRSALADARRVQDLVSILEGDGYQVTARELDAEHGVHRLILRSLERGVHGRAIGWELIDAPEYGAVVEIYSRQPDLARATAFTLEESDGRRHEFRSWLELYEYLDQVGRKGITITRFKGLGEMNPEQLWETTMNPETRTLLQVTIEDAMEADQTFSVLMGEQVEPRRDFILTHALEFRNLDI